The nucleotide sequence ACGCCTTTTGAACCTTTAGCTGATTTTAAATTGACAGAATCAGACACTTGATGTGTACCATCTTGTTGCAGATCTTCatttccatcatcaatacaAGATACCACAGGCGTAACTTCAACATCCAAGTTCTCCTTTGATTGATGTGAACTATGTGAAGAATCATTGTGACCTTCTGCAGCTTTGTCTTTCGCACTTGAATGACCAAACAATGCACCATTGTGGGCTGTCACTTTTctgtttttattttcagaGTTACCGAATATACTGCTGTTACCATAGCCGCCAAACAATCCTAACACATCATCGCCTAAAGTTGGTTGTAATGATTCGTTGATGACTTCCTTCTTGACTTTAGCTACTTTTTCTCCATCGGTACCATCAGGGTCTCGCTTATGTACTGACTCCACACTCGGCTCTTCAATCTTATTATCGGTTACTTTTTGAACAGattctttatcaacagcaacaattccaaaattaCGTATcacttttttgaaatcttgtTGCGACATTTTAAATATATCTGATTTTGGTGTGAAGTTAATAACAACACAATTTTCCTGCAAAAAGTTTTCGAATTTCATCCTCCTTTGTCTAACTGcatcttttctcttttgtccCGTTTCAAGTGATTCAGAATGAGTTCTGATGTCTTCTAAAAATTCGTCTTGTTGTTGGCAAAGTCTATCCAATGCCAGCCTTGCATCGTACAACTCTTGTCCATACCTTGGCGCATGAAGCTTGAACTGGTGTGgtatttgaatgaatacCGAAGCCATATTCTCACCTACAGATTTAGGCCTCATATCATCCTGAATAGAATCCAAgacattgttgatcttACTCACCAAGTTGTTTCTCTCGTTGTTAAAGTATTTGTACAACCCTAATTCTCTCTCACTGAGATACTTCAAGTCGTCCTGTATCGTGGTCAATTTCCAATCCAAGTGTATAGTGTATCGTAACAACTCCCTCAATGCGTTTGTCAATCCATCGGGAGTTAATTGTGCCTTTATATTTTCCTTGTTAGTGACATGGGACGCCTTCTGTAGAAACCGGTTAACTTTGTCTAATATATCTTTCGAGAATGAAGGTATATCCCCTGACCATGTGCCAGCCAACTCCATCAATTTGTCTCGAAGATCAGTGGTGCTGCAAGTAGTGTAGGCATGAACAAACAAGTCATAAATTCTAGGGGCAAACAAGGTGTTATATGCAGGGAGAGCCTTAATAATACTATCAATGAGATAAAATGTAAAgattttggtttgtttatttgaattgaatagttttgtttcaatcaTTTTGCAGATGAGGCGCGCATCATCAGCTGCATTGTTCGCCAATTGGGTCATGCGCTCTATCACCGCTTTCTTGGCCGACAAATCTCTTAGGCCTTCTTTGAACTGCTCCACATAAGAAACATTGTGTACAATCTCTGGTTCAACAGAGTTTGTCTTGGACATATGTGTGGCGAAAtctaattttgattttttctACCTTGTTTGGtttgtgtgtgtatatGGATTGGTAGCTCTAAATGGACAAAAAAATTCTGgttttgcttctttttgttatcCAAACAAATATGGAGTATTGGTATTCCTCTTGTTATCCAGTAAGGTAATAAATATAAAATGCAGGTTCAAAAAGGCTTTTGTTGTCTTGGCTAGTAGAACGAAAATTTTCGAATAGAAGTTAAAAAAGTTAAATTAAAAACAGACGCAGAAGAAATTCCAATCTCCTGAAACAATCCTTGagatttattgattttcGATAACTGTAAAAATTCCAGTTAtacaaataaatcaatctATTGAAGATAGAGGTATAGGAAGATCAAACTTTTAGATGTTGGATCCTCTACACCTTTACCTCTTGAGATGGTTTCACGTTGATTCgtttcttctcttttgaaGAGTATTaacaaaaattttggtggtaaaaagaagaaagcGAGCTagagagaaagaaggaagataaaaaaataaaaaacaaGATTTGGTGTTAAGTAGTTAATATATGCATCCAAACCTACATATAAGAAAATGTAGTCAATGCATCACCAGAGCGCTATAGCAGCTCTCCACAATCGCACATGCAAATTATACAAACTTTAagtttttacaaaattataGTATTATAAGTCACCCAAAAGCAACGAACATCTGAAGGAATTCATATCGAAATAATACTAGCAAAATTGTCCATTCAACAGGGTTCTAGTGAGCAAAATGTCGTGAAGATCCCAGTGAatgtttcttcaatattcGATTCAAAACCGGTCCTTTGCTTATCATGTTTGAATGAGTGTTCGCCATCCGAAATATGCCCCCGATCTCACTAGGCTGGTCACTGCTCTGATTCAAAGTACCAATACGCATATTTGCAGTTATTCTCGAAGCTAATTGGCTGGTCGCCGCTCTTCCACGGGGATTCCTGTATTTGTTTAAATTCGACTTTTGAAGGTTTGCTCGAGAACTAGATATTGATGACGTTGTACCTGAAGATAGAAGTGGAGGTGGATGATGTACTGGATTGATGTCTCcaattttggttgattCTGCATAGAAGGACCTTTTGTTTGGGTGTTGATAATTCGTTTCTGCTCGTGGGGTGAATATGTCTAGCTTCTTGCCCATTGActgtttttgaatattgcTGATGAAGGTACTCGGAGCCAAGTTGAATGACTTTTCTGGGGCTCGCTTGGTGATTGGTTGTATGAAGCTGTCTTCCTTTTCATTGTTTCTGCCATACTCAACTTCGTCATCATTGGTGAGCTCAAATGTCTCTGGACGATTGTACTCCTCCATCTTTTGCTTGAGACTTTCCACTTCTTGCTTCAAATCCTCCACTTGTGACTTatatttgttcaaatgaGTAATCTCTTCTTTAGCTGCATAAAGAAagtctttttgttttgatatctTTTGTCTCAATTTGCCATTTGCGTGCTTCAAATAGttaatcttttcaacaagggcgatgaattgaaacttgCATGAGCTATTGAATTCGTCAATTTGTTGTGTAATTGGTGTAAAGAACCTCTTCAACTCCGGTGGAATAGAATCATCGATTGTCACTGTGGTAATGTCTCTGTTACCACATACAGGGCAACAGTGTGGCTTGCCCGATGATTCATCTAAACTCTATTAGTACTTGTCTCGAAAGtaaatcattcaatcaCTCACCATTAGTAAAGTGGCTATTGCAGCTTATGTGAGCGCACGAAGTCATCAATAGATAGTCTTTGATTTGCTCGGATCCTGTGTAGTCATTGAAGCATATGCCACAGGCTATATAATGTGAATTGATGTCCATGCCGTAATTGATTTGTGTTGACTACCTGGTACATTGTCGTGActttgcaaccaaaaatTTATTCATCGCACAGAAACTTTTCTTAGTTGTCATTTCTGTGAGTGTATGAGAGGGGCTGAAAGATGATTCCAGTGGCAATTGTAGACAATAAAGAATCATGTGTCGTTCAAAAAGGCGGATGACATTGCCACGAGTACGGAGTAGATATGAGAATTTCCCATTGGTTACTTCGCTTAAAGGCAAGGTTCGGGTCACAATCGCCAGTCAACGCAGAGGAATGTACAATCTAACCAGATGGAAgcacaaattgatttgttatCGGTAAATGAAGACCGAGTGTCAAATGGCTGACATTTTATGACTCAATAACTCGACCGGTATCGGTGGACCGCGCTAAATTTTCACCACCACTCGTCGGGTAGAAAAAAACAGATTAAAAATTAGATCACAGTTTTATCAATCTTGGACGTTTTCTCAATTGCATCTTTAACATAAGCTCAACAAAGTAGTACTTATTCCACTAATCATGATTTCCGCATCAGCTGTTAACCGTGCAAAGATGTTGCTGGGACATATTCGTTCATTTTCCACTTCTTCCGCcttatcaaacaaaatcaagGTCAAAAACCCAATTGTTGAGATggatggtgatgaaatgaCAAGAATCATATGGCACAAGATTAAGGACGATTTGATTCACCCATATTTggatgttgatttgaagtATTACGATTTAGGAATTGAAAACCGTGATGCCACTAGCGATCAAGTAACAGTTGATGCTGCTCACGCAATTCAAAAATACGGGGTAGGTGTCAAATGTGCAACCATCACACCAGATGAAGCTAGAGTTAAAGAATTCGgtttaaaaaaaatgtgGGTTTCGCCAAATGGTACAATTagaaatattttgaatggTACTGTGTTCAGAGAAAGTATTATTATTCCAAGTGTACCTCGTTTTGTTCCCGGATGGAAAAAGCCAATTGTTATAGGAAGGCATGCATTTGGTGATCAGTACAAGGCTACTGACTTAGTCATCAAGGAACCAGGTACTTTGGAGTTGAGATTCACCCCAGACAATGGTGGTGAAGCTCAAGTACATAAGGTATATCAATACACCAGCCCAGGTGTCGGATTAGCTATGTACAACACTGatgaatcaatcaatggttTTGCTCATGCATCATTCAGAATGGCATTGAGTAAAAACTTGCCATTGTACATGTCTACCAAAAAcaccattttgaaaaagtacGATGGTAGATTCAAAGACATTTTCCAAGAGATTTACGATAAGGAATATAAGGAACAATTTAAAAAGCAAGGATTATGGTATGAACATAGATTAATCGATGATATGGTTGCTCAAATGATTAAATCACAAGGTGGATTTGTTATGGCCTTGAAGAATTACGATGGTGATGTTCAATCTGATATTGTCGCTCAAGGTTTTGGCTCCCTTGGTTTAATGACTTCGGTCTTGGTTACTCCAGATGGATCAGCTTTTGAGTCAGAAGCTGCTCATGGAACCGTCACTAGACATTATAGATTATATCAACAGGGTAAAGAaacatcaaccaattcaattgcATCCATTTATGCTTGGACTAGAGGTCTTGCTCAAAGAGGTAGATTGGATAATACTCCAGAAGTTGTTGAGTTTGCCAACAAGTTGGAGAAGTCTACCATTGACActgttcaaattgatggaaTCATGACTAAAGACTTAGCCTTGACCATGGGTAAGACCGATAGATCTAGTTATGTAACCACTTTTGAGTTCTTGGATGCTGTTGCAAACAGATTGAAACAATAAGAGTGGAGATATGTCACTGTTGGATAATATATATAGATTAAAAACTAATTAATGACAATTATTGTAGGATTTGAAGGCATGTCGAAGATACGTGGTGTGGCGTGAGATACAATCACTAGTAAAAGTCTATCTCAAAGATAGGGGTGTCGAAATACCCCAGTGAATTCAAGAAGCTCGTCTTTTCTGATCTCGTTCTATgtccttcttttccaaatactCCCATGTATATATCAATCCATAATAAGTTCCAAGTGAAAGAGCGCAAATTTTTAAGAACGGTTTTGAAAACTGACGATAGAACACGGTCTATTTTGTAATGTTAGTATCACTTGATTATAATTGAATAACAGTTGGTTACGTCATCAACGGCATCGACGGCATGGGAGATATGTTAAGCAGTGGAGTTATCAATCCGGGTGAATCAAAACCGGTGGTCACGATCATGCAAAATTTAGTCGTTGTACTTTGTAGATTGTGGTGTGCAGTTTGTGCAAAATGGAACAACCGGAGGAGCCAGCGAAAGGGGTTATCAAGAATTAGTCAATTGAGAAGCAAGATTTATTATCCGAGGAGTAAACGGCTCCAATTTAGGAATTGAGGCACAGTTCATCTTCATGGGTTGAACTATCATTTCTTGCGTCCTATCTTGTGTAGTTTGGCATTGTTAACTATAATCTTAAGGatgaaaccaaattgatGTCAATATGATGGAAGGAAACTAGCGGACATGAAATTGTACATACATGTGGGTTTATTCTTGGTTCCGGCTTCGAATTAGTGGTGTAAAATCTTTGGTGCATCATGGTATGTTTGACAAAGGTGCCAAAGGGTTTTGTtaagttttcaattttggagaAAGATCAAATCCATCACATTGTAAATTTTGATCCTGTATATAAAATTGATCTTCCTGGTGATAATAATTTACGAATGCTATTAACAGTCGCAAAATGGCTGAAGTTGAGGGCATAATTGACTTAGTAAGCACATAACTGAGAAGGGTTGTAGTTTCTTCCTACCGTTGGTAAGCCCGTATATTTAGTGATTGCTATGGGATTAAAGAAAGGCAGTGCTTGATTTCTAATTCCCGCAAAAGGCTTGTCTTTTTTTGCTTTAAACCACGATTTTAATTGGCAACAATCATTAAACGATGGAAGTTTATCTCCACATTGATATAAATCGATTCTTCTCGAGGGCTGAAATTTGGTGTTTGATAAGCCTTTGTCTCCGCTGAGTGAATGTGGATGAATACAGATCGATTCGGAGGCAGAAAAGGAGAACTTTAACTCAAATCTAATACCTAAAACCCTGTCCCTGAGATAGTGTTAAATACCCTACTTTATTCTACACCTAAAACGGTCTTGCAACAAAGATCCATAGAATAGCTTTCCACTCtatggaaaaattgattggatttgtttttgcTATTCCGAAAAAACTTACTGAAagtcaaaaacaaattatcTGTGGGTGCAAAACTCCAAGtaatttgataataattacacaaaaaatcaatttttgtaaagTTGCTTTCTTAAAACTTATGTGCAAATCAATAAAAAGTGATATCATTGTCTGGgatatttcttttttatttatattCCCATCAAATAAGGaagcaaaagaaatatAAGGTCTAGACCAGTTTTTTTGAGTCGAATTTCAGGTTTTATAGCCTGAAGGGAAATTCGGCGAAGAGAATTTGTAAACGTCCAAGgtgaattcaattttttctccttgtttctttgaagaaatagCCGTGTATATACATTCGAATGAAATGGAGGGCATTATTCCTCgaaaatattgttgttcaaaCATTCAATTAACAGTATGTGTGCTAATATCGTTGTAATACGCAAAACAAATGAAAGATTTATCATCTTCTatcgtttctttttgtcaattgtaATAACCCCTCACACATGAAATGGTCATCAATAGACGTTCAATGTTCGAGTCAAATTGCTCTCTCCGAGGTATCTCGATACGCTGAAAACttaatattcaaattgtctCGAAAGTAGTTGACTTTTAAATGCAGAAAATGTTTAATGAGTTGAATAGGGGAAAACTTACGTCATACTCCATCTAAACTAGTTTCGCATTCGTTGATCTGTTTAGAGAACGTGTGTGCATTGTGTGTACAGGGTGCATGATACTACAGAAATAGAAAAGTGGAATAAAGGCTTTGATTAAAAGTGTACTGGATAGGTTTCTTTGTCTTTAATTGTTTGACTATTAAAGTTTTTGTTATTGCCTCACAAAGCAATGCAATAGAACTGGTTTTAAGCTGTTGTGCAGGTTACCCATAAATATGGGGTTTGATAAGAACGCCAATAGGGAGTTATTAAACCACAGGCATCTCGACTTGAATCACGATTTACAAATTGAGATAAGTTGTCCTTGGGTAGTTGTTATGTGTCTTCAAACCCCATCTTGTTAACGACACAATTTTTCACGGGATTTGGTGTATCCCCATTGAGATACAGTCTTTAAAAAGGAACCCTGAAAATAGATGTAAGCTGATAGACATTCAGATCGTATGTTTTGAAAGGGTAAATTAAGTACGCTATATAAAACAAACGATATCGGATCGTAgttaatatatatatatatgtatacTTCTGCATCGTTAAAATAGTCTTATGGTTTTTGTGTGATCCTTGTCGGTTATAAGATTGTCGCATCTGAGGCAATCTTTTTTAACGTTTGTTAATAGAAAACAACTTCGAGGTCTACAATTGGCATATAGATCCGAAATGTGGCGTAATGAAGAGGTAAAACTTCTTTGAACCTCTCGGTTTTAGATTTAGTAGAGGCATCGATAGCAAATGTAGAATTGTAAAATAGCAAAGCGAACGTAAATGAGATACACAACCATGAACATCGTACGAAAGTGGTCGtgataaaaagaaaaagaaaagagcTTTATAGTATTCCGTATAGTACATTGCTTTGATATAAAACGAAGGGtgtgaaaaagaaacaaaacatcGCGCAAAGATGATGCTGTGATATCATACGAAAGCAACCACAGCAAACAAAGAGCAAAGCTATAATTTACACCCCTTCTATTCTAATTTGTCTCCTTCTCTCTCGGCCGACGACTCCTGATAGAGAAATTGTGTCACGCATTCTAAGTAAATCTTATAGTTGTTAGATATAAAATTTATGCAAATCATCGCCTGTAATTAGACgaaaatcattcaaaagttATTTACCCTATTGATTTCTATTGGTCTAAAGTGTGGATGATCTAAATATGTATAACTTTGAATAGTTTACATATGTACATATGGTTCTTATAGTataaagtatttgaaatttcataAATTGCGATTCTCGAACAACAGCAAAACTAAAACTAAAAAACAATTAAGAACAATAGAAACAATACgttttgtattttgacTATTGTtctatttcttttttgtgtaacaaGTATACAATAAAATTTACgttttgacaaaattgtgTCTGATCTCATATGAAAAGATATATaaattatatatatatggatatatatataataaCCAGAAAGCCTCCTAAAGTTCAAACTATTTCTCTAATCTTTTGCTTTGCATAGAGAAATCGCAATTGAGGCAACCACACTATCATCTTCTCTGAACTTCCACAACCAGTAGCCAAACTACATCCACAACTGTAGCCTCAGAGAAAGGCTCAATCATCGAAGGTACCGCTTAACGAGCTTTGAAATTATCATAGTGACACATAACAGTAGCCAATCAACATAGACATCGCGCCGAGCTACAGCATACTATCAAAACTTTTGCTGATCAAAGAATAGCGTTGCGAGCAGCGGCCATATCATTTTAGCAATAAATCAACTACTCCTACATCAAACAGTCACGCAATCTTCGGATCACAGCCACTACAATTGTGGAGAGTTATTAGACTTGACTTTTACAACTCTATAACGAAGGGAACGAAGCTACACAGATAACACGACTGACAAGCATTTATCTCAACATCACTAACttcttggttttgttgtACAAGAGCAAAAACTAAAACAATcgatcaacaaaacaaacaaacgGTGCATATAGAACGTTCAAGGAGTTAAAAAGAGCAAAACAAACACTGGCATTCTATACCGGGAATAGATTTACAAAAGCCTATCTGTTAACACCCCCTCCCCTTTGTACACCCCCAATTGGTATAATTTTGTGTCCGTTAATTTAAGAATTATTATAAGTTGTCAATTAGGGGCTTTTATTTTGTGTCGGTTTTTGCTGCCTAATTTTTTCGGACTCAATATAACTCAAACGAGAACTCAGCACAACtacattacacaaacaaatCAGAATCATAAAAGCCAATTGGTAGTTTGATTATCTAAGATATTACATAACACAAACCATATCAAAATTAGAATTGGTGATACTAAAAGTGAGTTACAATAAGTAAAAGAATATTTTTAGTCCacactttttgaaattaagGAAGActtttattgtttcttgttttactgtgtgtgtgtgtgtgtgtgtctCTGTGTCtgtcaattttggttttatcattttgattgaatcaCAACTCTtagtttgatattgttttaaaaCTTTTCACTAGTTTGTTctgttttgttttaaaaCGGAGGAAGAGATCACAAAACTATATCAATAAAATTTCCGTTAGACGCCTTATTCCAGTTAGACTAcaaagaaattgcaaaataacCTGATTagcaaaaacaaagttCGTCTTCACAGAATTAAAAGTCTATCCAATCTAATCCACAAAGTTTAACTTTTCATTAGCAAAGGCTATTCCGCTTCAAAAATACTACATCAACCCAAATTATGCTTCCGAGTGTATACCATCCAGCAGATCATACCACCAGTCCAATTGGTTACAATCTGGACAATTTAAGATCACCATATTCTCCAACCCAGAAGCCAAGTAATGTTTCCTCAATGGTATCGACGTTGGATCAACGAAGGTCTACTCCAAAGCTACCATCCATCCACCAATTAACAAGTCGAACCATTGAAAGGATAAGTATGTCGCCAAAAGTTAATCAACTCCAAGTGCCTCAGCAATTCCCTGTCCCTTCTGTGCAGTTGGCAACACCCTTGCCACCACCACTGCTGGcgtttcaacaaaattatacTTCCACACCTACACAACCATCATATCCAATTGCTCTGTCGCAtatacaacaattgcatcCATTACGCCTGCCCGTGAACAGACAATACATCTTTACTCAAAATTCACCCGCATCACCTATTTCACCTATTCTTTCACCATATTTTACGACACAACAAGGCGGGCAAGGCTACAGTCCACCAACTTACCCAGTGTCATACACGAGTCCTTCAACATCTTACTACTCAAATAATCCACAGTATCCGGTCCAACAGTTGTCATCGCCGTATGTTCAACCTAAAATTCCAGTCGGGGTATCCCAACAATCTCGGTCAAGCGACACATCAAAGACTAGTTCCGTGGTTAAAACGAtctccaaaatcaaaaagcCCGGCAAACAAGccagaagaagaagaaaaaagtCCACATCGAACGGGTCACACACCAAACTACATACCAAAACTGGATCACTGATCTACAACAGGAAACCAAGGCAAACTTTAGTCTTTAATGAAAATTCGATCCATTATCCTGTGCACAGAGATCTAACCAGGTTGATAAATACCAACAAGATCCCTTCTTCAGTCGTGCAACAACTAAATACAACTATTTATTGCCAAATTGATACTAAGAAATATTCCACTTCCGCCTTAGATTCACAAAGAAACTTTCTCACTGTATTTGAGTATACGGTCAATGATCACTGGGTAATATGGGATTACGAAACTGGGTTTGTTCATTTGACGGGGATTTGGAAGGCATCTTTAAatgttgatggtgaagCTCCGCCATGTGCTTCGCATTTCAAAGCTGATATTGTGAAATTGCTCGAATCAACGCCAAAACAATACCAGGCTTATATCAAGCGTATTAGAGGTGGCTTCTTGAAAATTCAAGGGACTTGGTTACCTTTCAAGTTGTGCAAGATATTAGCAAGAAGGTTTTGCTACAATATTAGATTTTCTTTAATACCAATTTTTGGCCCAGATTTTCCCGAAGCGTGTTTGCATCCTAATGATCCGGGCTATGGTGAGTTGAAGTTGGATGACTTAAAGAACTATGAGCAAGGTGATTTGCCAGAACCTGCAGATGGTGAGAATACGAATGAAGGTTATCAAGAACAACTCGCAGGTACTCAGAAAACTATGGAGACAAAAAGTACTATACTTCCTGCGGACCATCTACAACCTTTACAATCACCCATTCTGAAGCAATCTGCTAACTTAGCTTCACCTGTTAGTACGAACAGTGGTTCATCAAAGTTTGTCGATGTTGAACAGCTTCCACCTGTGGGTActttttcatcaccatcaacagGTCCTACAGCTTCTGGACAGGAGACTGAACATGGCCGTCTGCAACAAGCAAACTCATACGAACGACAAAGTTGCTTGCCTTTAGCTTCTACGACCTTCCTCAAAAGTCTCGATCAACATGGTTCGACCTCAACGAGCAGTGAGTCGTTAAATTCGGTGTTTACGCAGAAATCACCTACTCAATTAACTGCCCAAAGCAAAGCACAATCTTATAGTGACTTACTTGAGATTGTTAATGCTTCCAAGTGccttcaattgttgaggCAGGAGCAGGGCAACACGAAAATACTTCTGTCACCACTTGAGCGTTCTAGTAGTAGCCACTCAGGGAAGCTTGTTGCATGGGAAGAtgaaactgatgatgaggTTGATGACATGACTAGCAAGATTCGTTCTACTAAACAGATTAATCACAAATTAGACGATGgcatttcatcaattttgatagCTGCTGAACTAAATAAGTCATTTGCATACAGCTCTGATCTCAGATCAAGCATGAGTATTAAAGATTTGTCAACATAGTCAAAGGGGTTTGCTTACTACAAACCATAACTACaatattgtttttattgaaCACATTTTACTTCAGTTCGGCATGATTGCACGAAAACTATTCTTTTTTACAATGATTTAGACAATTTTTATATGAGAATTTTAGGAGGATTTACTCAA is from Candida orthopsilosis Co 90-125, chromosome 1 draft sequence and encodes:
- a CDS encoding Idp1 isocitrate dehydrogenase; its protein translation is MISASAVNRAKMLSGHIRSFSTSSALSNKIKVKNPIVEMDGDEMTRIIWHKIKDDLIHPYLDVDLKYYDLGIENRDATSDQVTVDAAHAIQKYGVGVKCATITPDEARVKEFGLKKMWVSPNGTIRNILNGTVFRESIIIPSVPRFVPGWKKPIVIGRHAFGDQYKATDLVIKEPGTLELRFTPDNGGEAQVHKVYQYTSPGVGLAMYNTDESINGFAHASFRMALSKNLPLYMSTKNTILKKYDGRFKDIFQEIYDKEYKEQFKKQGLWYEHRLIDDMVAQMIKSQGGFVMALKNYDGDVQSDIVAQGFGSLGLMTSVLVTPDGSAFESEAAHGTVTRHYRLYQQGKETSTNSIASIYAWTRGLAQRGRLDNTPEVVEFANKLEKSTIDTVQIDGIMTKDLALTMGKTDRSSYVTTFEFLDAVANRLKQ